AGCGACCCCGAGGAGCGGCTGTGCGGCATCATCACCGACCGTGACATCGTCGTGAAGTGCGTCGCCGCGGGCCACGACCCGGCCCAGGTGACGGCGAGCGAGCTGTGCCAGGGCACACCCCGCTGGATCAACGACGACGCGGACGTCTCCGAGGTGCTGTCCACCATGGGCACCCACCAGATCCGCCGGCTGCCGGTGATCGACGAGGACAAGCGCCTGGTCGGCATGATCAGCGAGTCCGACCTCGCCCAGGTGCTCACCGACGACCAGATCGCCGACTTCGTCTCCCAGGTCTACGCCTGAACGGCCGACCGCCCACCGGGGTCCGTGCCGTTCGCGGCGCGGACCCCGGCGCGGTTCGCCGGGCGGCGGGCGCCGCCCGCTCGCATCCTGGTGCCATGACCTCAAGTGCCAGGCGCCCGAGGAGCGGGCGCTCCGCCGAATTCTGGACCCCGGGCCGGATCACCCTCGCGGCCGTCGCCGTCCTCACGCTGATCTTCATCTTCGAGAACACCCGGCAGACCCGGATCAGGCTGCTGATCCCCGAGGTGACGATGCCGCTGTGGCTGGCGCTGCTCGCGCCCGGCGTCATCGGCGCCCTGTGCGGGCTCTACCTCGCGCGCCGCAGGTGAGGCCGGCGGCCGGCGCGCCGGCCGGGGGACGCCCCGGCCGGCGGCCTCACGCGTCCCCGGGCGACGTCGGCCTGCCCGCTCGCTGGGCCTCGATCACGGCGGTGTAGCTGGTGGCCTTCTGGAAGGTCACCTCCTTGCCGGTCTCGTCCTCAAGCAGCTCGATGATCGGCTCGTAGCGCTGGGCGGGCGAGGTGGACTCCTCGGACGGGATCGCCGCGAGGACCAGGGTGTCCGGGTCGCGGCCCTCACCGGAGTCGCCGCCGCCGGACGCGGCGCTGGAACCGCAGGCGGTGAGCGCGAGCGGGACCAGGGCGGCGCGCGCCGCCAGCCGGGGGACGCGGGTCGTGCTGGGCATGGTGGAACGTCCTTCGACACAGGGGGGTGGGGCTGTCAGCGTCGGGAGGACAGGTGTGGACGCGGGCGCACAGGGGTTAACCCGTGCTGAACGGTGCGGAAGACAACGGTCCAGTTGGTGCCACAAGCGGCCCCGCCGCCCGGCCGCCGCGCCCTGCCAGCCCGCGCGGCGACGGGGCGCGCCCGCGGCGTCGCGTGCGGTGTCCCGGCGGTCCCGGCCCTGTTGTCCGGCCTGTCCCCGCCGTGTTCGATGGTCGTCACGCACCGGCCACCGGAGGGGAACATGGCCCGCACCACGACGACCGTCCGCCGCAGCACGCTCATCCTGCCCGTGGCGCCCCTGGGCCCCGAGAACCCGCTGCCGCCGCTGCTGCCCCGCGACGAGGCGCACCACGTCGGCGAACGGGAGCGGGCCGCGCTGCCGCCCGACATGGCCCGCCAGATCGGGTACGCGCCGCTGCGCACGGTGCTGCCCACCCGGCTCCTCGACGGGTACGGCAGGACCCGCCGCCGTACCGAGCTGGAGACCCTGGTCATCGAGAACGACCGGCTGCGCGCCACCGTGCTGCCCGGTTTCGGCGGCCGCGTCCACTCGCTGTACCACAAGCCGTCGGGGCGTGACCTGCTGTACACCAACCCCGTGCTCCAGCCCGCCGACTTCGCGCTGAACGGCGCGTGGTTCTCCGGCGGCATCGAATGGAACATCGGCGCGACCGGACACACGACGCTCTCCTGCGCGCCCGTGCACGCGGCCGTCGTGACGGCTCCCGACGGCGGCCGGATGCTGCGGCTGTGGGAGTGGGAACGGCTGCGGGACACGCCGTTCCAGGTCGACCTGTGGCTGCCCGAGGGCTCGGACCACCTGTTCGTCGGGGTGCGCGTCCGCAACCCGCACGAGACGGCCGTGCCCCTCTACTGGTGGTCGAACACCGCCGTGCCCGAGGGCCCCGGCACCCGCGTCCTCGCGCCCGCCGACGAGGCGTGGCACTTCGGCTACGCCAGGACCCTGCGGCGCATCCCCGTGCCCGAGTGGGACGGCGCGGACCGCAGCTACCCGCTGCACGGCGACCACCCGGCCGACTACTTCTACGAGGTGCCCGCGTCCGCCAGGAAGTGGATCGCCGCGGTGGACCGGCACGGGTCCGGCCTGGTGCAGACCTCCACGGCCCGGCTGAGCGGCCGGAAGCTGTTCGTGTGGGGCGCGGGCCCGGGCGGGCGCCGCTGGCAGCGCTGGCTGACCGAGGAGGGCACGCCCGGGTACGCCGAGATCCAGGCCGGGCTGGCCCGCACCCAGCTGGAGCACGTGCCGCTCGCGGCCGGGGCCGAGGTCAGCTGGCTGGAGACCTACGGGCCGGTCGACTGCGACCCGGCCGCCGTGCACGGCTCCGACTGGCGCGCGGCCCGCGAACACCTCGCGCTGCGGCTGGCGGACACGCTGCCGGCGGAACGCGTGGCGGCGGCGTACGCGGCCTGGCTGCCCTGCGCGGACCTCGCCCCCGAGGAGGCGCTGCACACGGGGAGCGGCTGGGGCGCGCTCGACGTCGCGCGCGGCGGCTACGCGTTGCCTGGCACGCCGTTCGACTCCGGCACGATCGGCGCGGAGCAGCGCCCGTGGCTGCGGCTGCTCGACACAGGACGGCTCCCGGACGAGGCCGCGGACCCGGCCAGGCCGCCAGGGCCAGGACCGGTCTCCGCCCCCTGGCGCGAGCGCCTTGAGTGCGCGCCGGGCGGGCCGGTCACCGACTACCACCTCGGGGTGGCCCAGTGGCACGCGGGCGACCGGTCGCAGGCCGGGCGCAGCTGGGAACGCGCGCTCGCCGCCGGACCGACCCCCTGGGTGCTGCGCTGCCTCGCCGTGGCCCGGGCCGCCGCCGGGCACCGGCAGGAGGCGGCCGAGTACGCCGCCGCGGCGGCCGGCCTCGCCCTCGACACGCCGGGCGTGCCGCTGCCCGCCCTGGCGGCGCTCGGCCGCGAGGCGGTGCCGCTGCTGCTGGCCGCGGGCCGGGCCGCCGAGGCCGGGCGGCTCCTGGAGCGGCTGCCGGACCGCGTGCGCGGGACGGGCAGGTTCCGGCTGCTGCACGCGCGCGTGCTCATCGCCCAGGGCGACCGGCGCGCCGCGCGGACCGTCTTCGACGCCGGGTTCGAGGTGGCGGACCTGCGCGAGGGCGACGAGATCCTGAGCGACACCTGGGCGGAGCTGACCGAGGATCCGCTGCCCGAGCGGTACGAGTTCCGGATGCGCCCGTCCTGACCCGGGCGGCCCCCGCGGCCGGTGGTGGACCGGGCGCCGGGCAGGGCCCGGTGCCCGCCCGGTGACCGGATGCGGCCGACCGCTCGGACACGCGGCGACCGAACGGGCGCGAAACGGGCGCCCGCATTGCCCGTCCGGGCGGCGGGCGTGGGCCGCCGCCCGGTCGTCGCCCCACCGGACGGGCATTATCGGGCGTGATCTTCCGCACTGAATGCCTGGGCAGGGGCGGGCGTTGAGCGGTAGAACTCTGCACACGGGCCCAATCAGGCAGGGAAAGCACGGAATCGGAACCGCTGCGAGGAGGCACCGCATGACCGCGGAGGAGCGGCAGCGCGCCATCGTCGGAGTCGCCAGGCGCTCCGGCGCGGTGCAGGTCACCCAACTGGCGCGGGATCTCGGCGTGGCCAAGGAGACCGTGCGCAGGGATCTGCGCGTGCTGGAGGCGCACGGCCTGCTCCGCCGCACCCACGGCGGCGCGTACCCCGTGGAGAGCGCCGGGTTCGAGACGACGCTCGCGCTGCGCGCCACGCGGCACGTGCCGGAGAAGCGGCGCATCGCCGCGGCCGCCGCCGAACTGGTGGGCGACGCCGAGACGGTGTTCATCGACGAGGGCTTCACCCCCCAGCTCATCGCCGAGTCGCTGCCGAGGGACCGGGCGTTGACCGTGGTCACCGCGTCGCTGACCGTGGCGTCGGCCCTGGCCCCGGTCGACGACTGGACGGTGCTGCTGCTCGGCGGCCGGGTCCGCGGCTCCACGATGGCAACGGTCGACCACTGGACGGCGAAGATGCTCGCCGGCTTCGTCATCGACCTCGCCTTCATCGGCGCCAACGGCATCTCCCGCGAGCACGGCCTCACCACGCCCGACCCCGCGGTGAGCGAGGTCAAGCGGCAGGCCGTGCTGGCCTCAAGGCGCCGGGTGTTCACCGGCATCCACACCAAGTTCGGCGCGGCGAGCTTCTGCCGCTTCGCGGACGTGCCCGACCTCGACGTGATCGTGACGAGCACGAGTCTCAGCACCGCGGAGGCACACCGCTACTCCCTCCAGGGGCCGCAGGTCATCCGCGTCTGACCGGCTCGCCCGATCCCACACATCCACGACACCCCCCCGCGGGCGGTGCGGCCTCGCACGCCCGGAAACCAGGAGTCTCGACCATGCGCAGCAAGAGCCGAAGCACCACGCGTGCCCTGGTCGCCAGCGCGGCGGCCTGTACGCTGCTCGCCGCCTGCGCCGGAGCCGGAGGCCACGGCTCCGGCGGCGACAGCATCAACGTCCTCATGGTCAACAACCCGCAGATGGTCCAGCTCAGGGAGCTCACCCAGGAGCACTTCACCGAGGAGACCGGGATCGAGGTCCACTTCACGGTGCTCCCGGAGAACGAGGTCAGGGACAAGATCAGTCAGGACTTCGCCAACCAGTCCGGCCAGTACGACGTGGCCACGATCAGCAACTACGAGACGCCGATCTACTCGGGCAACGGCTGGCTCCAGCCGCTCGACGAATACCTCTCCTCCGACAGCGACTACGACGCCGCCGACATCCTCCCGCCCATCCAGCGCTCGCTGACCGGCGAGGACGGCCACATCTACGCGCAGCCGTTCTACGGCGAGTCCTCGTTCCTGATGTACCGCACCGACGTGTTCGAAGAGCACGGCCTCACCATGCCGGAGAGGCCCACCTGGCAGGAGGTGGCCGACCTCGCCGCCGAGGTCGACGCGGCCGAGGAGGACATGAAGGGCATCTGCCTGCGCGGCCTGCCCGGCTGGGGCGAGGTCATCGCGCCGCTGACCACGCTGGTCAACACGTTCGGCGGCACGTGGTTCACCGCCGACTGGGAAGCCGCGCTCACCGAGCCCGAGTTCGTCGAGGCCACCGAGTTCTACGTGGACCTCGTGCGCGAGCACGGCGAGGCGGGTGCCGCCCAGTCCGGCTACGCCGAGTGCCTGAACAACATGGTCCAGGGCAACACCGCCATGTGGTACGACGCCACCGCGGGCGCCGGCTCGCTTGAGGCGGCCGACTCCCCGGTGCGCGGCACCATCGGCTACGTGCCCGCGCCGGTCGTGGAGACCGAGAGCTCGGGCTGGCTCTACACGTGGGCCTGGGGCGTGCAGCGGGCCTCGGCCAACCCGGACGCCGCCTGGGAGTTCATCTCCTGGGCCTCCGGCACGGAGTACGAGGAACTCGTCGGCGAGACCCTCGGCTGGGAGAACGTCCCGGCCGGCAAACGGGCGTCCACCTACGACGACCCGCGCTACCAGCAGGCGGCCGGCGCGTTCTGGGAGGTGACGCGGGACGCCATCGCCGAGGCCGACCCGTTCGACCCGGGCGTGCAGGAACGGCCGGTCCCGGGAGTGCAGTTCGTCACCATCCCCGAGTTCGCCGACCTCGGGACCCGCGTGTCGCAGGAGATCAGCGCGGCCATCGCCGGGCGGCAGAGCGTCCGGGACGCGCTGGAGACCTCCCAGGACATGGCCGAGGAGATCGCGGAGGAGCACCGGAACCGATGAACACCACGACCACCCGCACCCCCGCGCCCCCCGCCCGCCCCGCGGCGGGAGCCGCCCGGCCGCCGCGGCCGAGCCGGGTCTCGTCCTGGGCCCGCAGGGCACCGCTCCTCCCGGCCCTGATCTTCCTCGTCGTCGTCACGCAGCTGCCGTTCGCCGCCACCCTGGTGATCTCGCTGTGGGACTGGAACGCCCTCTACCCGGACGACCGCGCGTTCACCGGATTCGGCAACTACGGCACGGTGCTGGGCGATTCCGACCTGCGCGGCGCCGTCCTCACCACGGCGCTGCTGACCGCCACGGTCGTGCTGGTCAGTCTCGTGCTCGGGCTCGCGCTCGCGCTGCTCCTCGACCGCCGCTTCCGCGGGCGCGGCGTGGTGCGCACCATGGCCATCACGCCGTTCCTGCTCGTGCCGGTGGCCGCCGCGCTGATGTGGAAGCACCTGCTGTTCAACCCCGAGTACGGGCTGCTCAACGGCCTGCTCGCCGCGTTCGGCGACCTGTTCGGGTTCACCGCGCCGCAGCCGGACTGGATCTCCGAGATGCCGCTGCTCGCGGTGGAGGCGGCGCTGATCTGGCAGTGGACGCCGTTCATGATGCTGATCCTGCTGGCCGGCCTCCAGAGCCGCCCGCTCGAACTCACCGAGGCGGCCCGCATCGACGGCGCGAACAACTGGCAGATCTTCGCCCACCTGACGCTGCCGCACCTGCGCCGCTACATCGAACTCGGCGGCCTGCTCGGCTCGATCTACATCGTCCAGCACTTCGACGCGGTGTTCACCATCACCGCCGGCGGTCTCGACACCGCCAACCTGCCCTACGTCGTCTACCAGGAGTTCTACCAGGCGCAGGACTACGGCGTGGCCTCCGCGGCCGGGGTGCTCGTCGTCCTCGGCTCGCTGCTCATCGCCACGTTCGCGCTGCGCGTGGTGTCCTCGCTGTTCCGGGAGGAGGGGAGCCGGTCATGACGACCGCCGACCTGAAGACCACGACCGCCCGCCCCGCGCGGCAGGCCGCCGGCCGCGCCGCCCCCCGCCCGCCCGGCGGCGGCCGGTGGCGCTCGGCGGCGCTCACGCTCGGCGCGTGGGTGGCCGGACTGCTGTTCTTCCTGCCCGTTGCGTGGCTGGTGCTGACGTCACTGCACTCGGAGTCCGACGCGGCGAGCAACCCGCCCGCGGTCATGGCCCCGCTGACGCTCGACAACTATCGCGAGTTCTTCGGCACCTCGATCTGGGAGGGGCCCTGGCCGCCGCTGATCAACTCGGCCACCGCGTCCCTGGCCTCGACCGCCCTGGTGCTGCTCCTCGCGCTGCCGGCCGCCTACGCGCTGACCATCAGGCCGGTGAAGGCGTGGCGCGACACGCTGTTCTTCTTCCTGTCCACCAAGATGCTGCCGGTCGTGGCCGGGCTGCTGCCGGTCTACCTGTTCGCGCGGAACATCGGCTTCCTCGACCACGTCTGGCTCCTGGTCATCCTCTACACCTCGATGAACCTGCCCATCGCTGTGTGGATGCTCCAGTCCTTCCTCGCCGAGGTTCCCTCATCCGTCATCGAGGCGGCCCAGCTGGACGGCGCGAGACTGCCGGTGGTGCTGGGGCGCGTGGTGGCGCCCATCGTGCTGCCCGGCATCGCCGCCACGGCGCTGATCTGCTTCATCTTCAGCTGGAACGAACTGCTCTTCGCGCGGGTCCTCACCGGCGTCAGGGCCGAGACGGCCCCGGTGTTCCTGACCAGCTTCATCACGAGCCAGGGCCTGTTCCTCGCCCAGCTGGCCGCCGCCTCGATCGCCATCTCCCTGCCGGTGCTCGCCGCGGGGTTCGCCGCCCAGGACAAGCTGGTCCAGGGTCTGTCGCTAGGAGCTGTCAAGTGAAAGCCGCCCTCATCGAATCCGTCGGAAAGGTCAAGGTCACCACGGTCCCCGATCCGACCCCGGGGCCGCGCGAGGTCGTGGTCAAGGTCGCCGCGTGCGGCCTGTGCGGCACCGACCTGCACATCAGGGAGGGCGAGTTCGCGCCCCGGCTGCCGGTGGTGCCCGGCCACGAGTTCGCGGGCGAGGTGGTGGCCACCGGGCGGGAGGTCACCACGCTCGCCGAGGGCGACCGGGTCGCGGTCGACCCCTCCCTGTACTGCCACGAGTGCCGCTACTGCCGCACGGGGCACGCCAACCTGTGCGAGCGCTGGGCGGCGATCGGCGTGACGGTGGCGGGCGGCGCCGCCGAGTTCGCGGTGGCGCCCGCGGCGAACTGCGTGAAACTGCCCGAGCACGTCTCCACGCAGGACGCGGCGCTGATCGAGCCGCTGTCCTGCGCGATCCGCGGCTACGACGTCATCCGCTCCACGCTGGGCGCCCGGGTGCTGATCTACGGCTCGGGCACGATGGGCCTGATGATGCTCGAACTGGCCAAGCGGACCGGCGCGAGCGGCGTCGACGTCGTGGACGTGAACCCGGAGCGGCTGGCCACCGCCGAGCGGCTCGGCTGCTCAAGGACGGCGGCCGGCGCCGACGAGTTCGACCGGCCCGAGGGCTGGGAGTTCGTCATCGACGCCACGGGCAACGCCGCCGCCATCCAGGACGGCCTCGGCCGGGTCGCGAAGGCCGGCACGTTCCTCCAGTTCGGGGTGTCCGACTACGCGGCCCGCGCCACCATCGAGCCCTACAAGATCTACAACCAGGAGATCACCATCACCGGCTCGATGGCCGTGCTGCACAGCTACGAACGCGCCGCCGACCTGTTCGCGGCGGGGCTGCTGGACCCGTCGGTGTTCATCAGCGACCGGCTGCCGCTCGACGAGTACCCCGAGGCGCTCGACCGGTTCGCGGCCGGCATCGGCAGGAAGATCGTGGTCACGCCGTAGGCTCGCGCGGTCGTGGGCGCCGGCGGCCGGACGGGCGGCCACCGGCGCCGTTCACGTGCGGGGGCGCGGCCGTCCGCGCGGCGCTCGCGCGGCCCGGCGGGGGCCGCGGCCGGCTCAGCCAGGGACTGGCGATCCGCGGCTCAAGGGGTCCTGAACATCCGGGCCCGATCCGGCGAGTATGAGGGTGATCACGCCGATCGCGCGGGCGGCGCCCGCTGATCCCAGGAGACCTCTCATGCCGAAGGCCATCGACATCCCCGTACCCGACCTCGCCGGCCGGCTCGCCCTCGTCACGGGCGCGAGCGACGGGATCGGGCTGAACATCGCCGCGCGGCTCGCGCGGGCCGGCGCCGAGGTCCTCATGCCGGTGCGCGACCCGGCCAAGGGGGAGGCCGCCGCGCGGCGCATCCGCGAGCGCGTGCCCGACGCCCGGCTCGACGTCCGCACGCTCGACCTGGCCTCGCTCGCGTCGGTCGCCGCCTTCGCCGACGAGCTGCTGCGCGAGGGGCGCCCGCTGCACATCCACATCAACAACGCCGGCGTCATGACGCCGCCCACCCGCCAGGTCACCGAGGACGGGTTCGAGCTCCAGTTCGCCACCAACCACCTCGGGCACTTCGCCCTCACCGCCCGGCTGCTGCCGCTGCTGCGGGCCGGCGCGGCGCGCGTGACGACGCAGGTGAGCGTCGCGGCGGCCAGGAACGCCGTCCACTGGGACGACCTCGCCTGGGAGCAGCGCTACCACGCGCAGAAGTCGTACGCCTCCTCGAAGATCGCGACCGGCCTGTTCGGGCTTGAGCTGCACCGCCGCGCCACCGCGGAGGACTGGGGGATCAGGAGCAACCTGTCGCACCCCGGCATCTCGCCCACCAACCTGCTGGCCGCGCAGCCGGGGATGGGGCGCCCGCGGGACACCACGGCGGTGCGGGTGATCCGCGGGCTCTCCCGCCGCGGCATCCTGGCCGGCACCCCCGAGTCGGCCGCGCTGACCGCTGTGTACGCGGCGACAAGCCCGGAGGCCGAGGGCGGCCACCTGTACGGCCCGAGCGGACCCTTCCACCTCGGCGGCGCACCGGCCGAGCAGAAGATGTACGCCCCGCTGCGAAGCGCGGAGGACGGCCGGCGGATCTGGGAGCTGTCGGAGCGGCTGGTGGGCGTGCGTTTCCCGGGCATGGAGGAACACCGGAACGAGAACCGTCGCTAGGGCGTTCGGTCCGGATCGTCCGATCGTCAGGGCGGGTGCGCCGCGCCTTCGACCGCGAGGCGTCAGTCGGCGATGCCGGAGCCGAGGGCGATGCCGGTGGTGTCGTGCCGTGCGGTGAGCGTGACGCCGGTGCCGCGGCAGTGGACGGCTTGCAGGGCGGCGGTGTTGGCGAGCACGGCGACGCCGGGCCGCGCGGCGCGCTCTCGGGTTGTCTCCGCGTCGGCGTCGGGCAGGATGAGCCAGGCATAGAAGGCGCCTTCAGGTCTGTGGCCGTGGTCGACGCCGACGTGGAAGACGTTCGCCGTCTGCGGTGTTGCTCTTCCGTTCTCCGTGATGTCGGACCAGCTGCCGGATCGGGGATGGGTACCGGCGAGTACCTCGGAGTGCTCGACCAGGGGGATGTACCCGATGCGACCCTGATGTACCCAGTCCTGGCCGGTCGGGCCCGGCCCGATCGTCACGGGCCCGGTCGCCAGCCGCTGGTCGATGGTGGTGATCACCGGGTGCTCGGCCGAGGGGGCGCTGATGTGCGTGCCCAGGGCGATCACCATGTCGCCGAAGCAGAACCAGGCCTTCCAGCCGTCCGCGATGCGGTCGGTACCGGCGAGCCGCATGAGGGCGATGCCGAGGCGGCCGTCGGTCCATCCAGCGACGTCGTCGCCGGCTCCGCGCCGCTCGTTGGGGCGGGGAAGAAGCGCCGCGGGATCGGAGGGCTGTTCGGCGGTGATGCCGGGGAGGCGTGCCCAGTCCCATACCGGGAGGACGGCGCGGTAGCCGTCCTCGGGGGTGTCGCCCACGCGGATCGCCGCGACTCCGTCGGCCAGGTGGCGGCCCCGCAGATTCTCGCCGGCGAGGCTCTCCGTCGGGATGGTCCGGGTCGAGGACATCCGTACGGAGAGCGACCAGCCGGGCCGGCGGTGTGCCAGATAGTCGGAGCGGGGGTAGTACCGGCAGCCGACCGGACCGCCCGGCCCCGCACCGTCCGCGTCGCCGGCTCCGAGCTGTTCCAGGCGCCGCGCGAAGGCCGTCAGTTCTCGGGCTCTGGGCGGCCCGGTCGCCAGGAGCCGCCGCAGGGACTCCCGGAGGGCGGCGCCGGCCCGGTGCGCGGTTTCGCGGGTGACCTCACGGCCCATGAGCGTGAAGTCGTAGCCGTCGCCGTGGAGGGCCCACTGCTGGCCGTCGAGGAGGTAGTCGACCAGCAGCTGTACCTGCTCCTCGTCGAACGCCCACGGCGTGTCGTGTACGGCGTGGACCCACGGGACGATGGTGGTGACGAGGGAGGCACCGTAGCCGCCGGCGTAGGGCAGCGGCCCGTGGTGATGGAAGCTCAGGTCGTCCTGGATGCCCTCGCTGTCGGACGGGCGCAGCACGGTCGCCATGCGGCCGACCGCCGCGGCCAGCAGGTCGGCGTCTCCGACGAGGACGGCGCGTCTCAGCTCGACCCCCTGGCGCCAGATGATGTTCTGCCCCGTCATCTCCACCGGGCCGGCGGAGTCGCCGAGCCAGTCGCCCCACTGCTCGCGTTCTTCCGCGCCGAGCCGGTCGTGCAGCAGAAGGAGGGAATCACCGACGTTCTGCGGGACGCCGATCTCGTTGTACCACCAGTTCGCGGCGTGGATTCCGAGGCGCCGCCAGCCCTCCAGCGCGCGCAGCGCTTGGCCGTGGTGAGCCGTCGAGCGGGCCAGGCAGCGGGCGCGGTCCAGGTGGCCGATCGCCTCCCACTCCACGCCGTCGGGGGCGTCGTAGTCGATGTCGGGCCAGGTGCTGTCGTCCCCCAGCGTGTCGGCCAGGCGCTCACGTTCCGCGGCAGCCGGCGGGTCGGCGGTCAGCAACTGCGCGCACAGGCGCATGCGGACACTGTCGAGTCCAGGCATGCACGGAAATCTCTCATCCGACAACGCCGGATGGCATCCGGTTTCCTACGGGCGCCCGCACCCTCCACCCCGCACGCATCCTCGTCCGGTCCGCATGGTGATCCGAACGAACAACCTGGGCCGCCGGAAGGCGAGGGCCGGTCATAGCCGGGTGGCCGTGCGGATCAGCCCGGCGAGGGCGAGGGAGCGGCTGTGCGCGGGCCAGGCGATGTGGGTCACGACAGGAGGTGCGTCGGCCAGGGGGACGGCGGCGTGCTCGGCCCACAGCCAGGCGCGGGCCGAGTCGGGGAAGACGGCCACGGTACGTCCGAGGGCGATCAGCTGGGCCAGCTGCGTCTGGTCGTGGATCTCGGGGCCAGGGCCGGGCGGGTAGACGCCGTGGCGGGACCAGCGGGCGAGCGGAAGATCGGGGATGTCGCCGACCTCGGCCAGGGTCAGGCTCTTCCGCGCGGCGAGGGGGTGGCCGGCGGGCAGGACGGCGATCTGCCCCTCGGTCATCAGTTCCTCGCTGTCGAACCCGGCGAGGGAGTTGAACGGCTTGTGCATGAGGGCCACATCGGCGCGGCCGTCGCGCAGCATCTCCTCCTGCTCACAGGTCCCGCTCGGCAGCACCTCGACCTCGGCGGCGTCGGGCTCGGCCGCGTAGGCGTCGAGGAGCTTGTGCAGCAGCTCGTGGGACGCGCCGGCCTTCACCGCC
Above is a genomic segment from Streptomyces marincola containing:
- a CDS encoding polysaccharide lyase family 8 super-sandwich domain-containing protein, encoding MPGLDSVRMRLCAQLLTADPPAAAERERLADTLGDDSTWPDIDYDAPDGVEWEAIGHLDRARCLARSTAHHGQALRALEGWRRLGIHAANWWYNEIGVPQNVGDSLLLLHDRLGAEEREQWGDWLGDSAGPVEMTGQNIIWRQGVELRRAVLVGDADLLAAAVGRMATVLRPSDSEGIQDDLSFHHHGPLPYAGGYGASLVTTIVPWVHAVHDTPWAFDEEQVQLLVDYLLDGQQWALHGDGYDFTLMGREVTRETAHRAGAALRESLRRLLATGPPRARELTAFARRLEQLGAGDADGAGPGGPVGCRYYPRSDYLAHRRPGWSLSVRMSSTRTIPTESLAGENLRGRHLADGVAAIRVGDTPEDGYRAVLPVWDWARLPGITAEQPSDPAALLPRPNERRGAGDDVAGWTDGRLGIALMRLAGTDRIADGWKAWFCFGDMVIALGTHISAPSAEHPVITTIDQRLATGPVTIGPGPTGQDWVHQGRIGYIPLVEHSEVLAGTHPRSGSWSDITENGRATPQTANVFHVGVDHGHRPEGAFYAWLILPDADAETTRERAARPGVAVLANTAALQAVHCRGTGVTLTARHDTTGIALGSGIAD
- a CDS encoding LysR family transcriptional regulator, translating into MDTLETRELRYFMAVAEELHFGRAAERLGMAQPPLSRAIQQLERRLGVRLLKRNRRGVSLTDAGEVLLHEGRAALDATTAAARRTRRAGGADTPGGPCSRLVLAVKAGASHELLHKLLDAYAAEPDAAEVEVLPSGTCEQEEMLRDGRADVALMHKPFNSLAGFDSEELMTEGQIAVLPAGHPLAARKSLTLAEVGDIPDLPLARWSRHGVYPPGPGPEIHDQTQLAQLIALGRTVAVFPDSARAWLWAEHAAVPLADAPPVVTHIAWPAHSRSLALAGLIRTATRL